A window from Chitinophaga filiformis encodes these proteins:
- a CDS encoding NAD(P)H-dependent oxidoreductase encodes MTKVFIINGGQQFGHSGGRFNETISAATAEFFRNRPGFEVKTTNINHDYDLKEEVAKYTWADVVIYHTPIWWFQLPHGFKQYIDKVFTEGHGTGIYRSDGRSAANPAINYGTGGMLHGKKYMVTTSWNAPKEAFTLPGEFFKQTSVDEGILFGFHRMNAFIGLQPLPGMHFHDIEKNADVKRDLGQYREHLEHVFTNLN; translated from the coding sequence ATGACAAAGGTATTTATCATCAATGGAGGTCAGCAGTTCGGCCATTCCGGCGGCCGGTTCAACGAGACCATCTCAGCAGCTACCGCTGAATTTTTCCGTAACCGGCCTGGTTTTGAAGTTAAAACCACCAACATCAATCATGACTACGACCTGAAAGAAGAGGTCGCAAAATATACATGGGCCGATGTTGTGATCTATCACACGCCCATCTGGTGGTTTCAGCTGCCGCACGGTTTCAAGCAGTATATAGACAAAGTTTTCACAGAAGGGCATGGTACCGGTATCTATCGCAGCGATGGACGTTCTGCTGCTAATCCTGCCATCAACTATGGCACCGGTGGTATGCTGCATGGGAAAAAATATATGGTCACCACTTCCTGGAATGCTCCTAAGGAAGCATTTACACTGCCGGGTGAATTCTTTAAGCAGACAAGTGTGGATGAAGGGATCCTGTTCGGTTTTCACCGCATGAACGCATTCATCGGATTGCAACCTTTACCAGGTATGCATTTCCATGATATTGAAAAGAATGCGGATGTGAAAAGGGATCTGGGGCAGTACCGGGAACACCTCGAGCATGTATTTACAAATCTGAATTAA